Proteins encoded within one genomic window of Prauserella marina:
- a CDS encoding sensor histidine kinase: MTRRGERPPLGDAVDPRRSKGRWRLRNWRLRTRLLAVLLIPMLAVVVLVGLRVRSDLGRAGEFTEGAQRARVDTVAANVVHELQRERDMTVRHVAGGRQDGLEELREQRDRADAAVGSFEREFVELEPDLSSDAVDTFQRQVDRLGALASLRNAGERSGSASEIQDSYSELISSLLDLGDQAVSNSTDDELARTRLAVSALAKVKNQMSVKRALVAETLAAETLSGERERALLAAEAERSAAHKDFMKFATPEQQRMYGATVDGAVVDAADRVVDAVLASTEDEERLTALDPREWDISVTYTVDLVKLVQDALHAQLQERSDTLAADGRRSAITDAGIVVGVLLVATVLAVLIARSLLKPLRVLRRTALDVAEHRLPAAVQGILADPDPRPESPHFRGVAPVPVFSREELGQVARAFDAVHGQAVKLAGEQALLRENVNSMFVNLSRRSQDLVERQLSVLDRMEEHEQDPDILSGLFELDHLATRMRRNSENLLVLAGQDAGRPLPGAVPADEVVGAALSEVEHYPRIKIAATPRLSVRGEVVGDLVHVISELFENATAYSGKESPVSVVSSVTQDDEWRIDIIDRGAGMPDAEIRRTNARLAEPPAVDVEVSRRMGLFVVARLAQRHGIRVWLSSADIRGMTATVVVPAGLIEFGDPVPVQSEPAPGQTVESGGLDELDALDELAELDEFTQPGPPNEPREVAAAGGSVFDEQPLFENEQLPETDHVGYEEAESGADAWFWPEVPPRAAAWWSEAPQWPTQDDNEQFSLEDDAPTDRMPAYEAVLSQWFREGEEPRAEDVEWPTEDDEAPVADQVADPVTSPPVGRTPDEVRSRMASFQDGMERGRHARVD; the protein is encoded by the coding sequence GTGACCCGTCGCGGCGAGCGTCCCCCTCTGGGTGACGCGGTGGATCCCAGGCGCTCGAAGGGGCGATGGCGCCTCAGGAATTGGCGGCTTCGCACCAGGCTGCTCGCCGTGTTGCTGATCCCGATGCTCGCGGTTGTCGTGCTGGTGGGATTGCGTGTCCGCTCCGATCTCGGGCGTGCGGGCGAGTTCACGGAGGGTGCGCAGCGAGCGAGGGTCGACACGGTCGCTGCCAACGTCGTGCACGAATTGCAGCGCGAACGCGACATGACTGTTCGGCATGTCGCGGGAGGGCGCCAGGACGGACTCGAAGAGCTGCGAGAACAGCGGGACAGGGCCGACGCGGCTGTCGGATCCTTCGAGCGCGAGTTCGTGGAACTGGAGCCGGACCTCTCCTCGGACGCGGTCGACACGTTTCAGCGCCAGGTGGACCGGCTCGGCGCTCTCGCAAGCCTGCGTAACGCGGGAGAGCGTTCGGGTTCGGCCTCGGAGATTCAGGATTCTTACAGCGAGCTGATATCGAGCCTGCTCGACCTCGGCGACCAGGCAGTTTCCAACAGCACGGACGACGAACTCGCGCGCACGAGGCTCGCGGTGAGCGCACTCGCCAAGGTCAAGAACCAGATGTCGGTGAAGAGAGCGCTCGTCGCCGAGACACTGGCCGCCGAAACACTTTCCGGTGAAAGGGAAAGGGCGCTTCTCGCGGCGGAGGCCGAACGGTCGGCCGCGCACAAGGATTTCATGAAGTTCGCCACACCCGAGCAGCAGCGGATGTACGGCGCCACCGTCGACGGTGCGGTGGTCGACGCGGCCGACCGCGTCGTGGACGCTGTCCTCGCCTCCACCGAGGACGAGGAGCGGCTGACGGCGCTTGACCCACGCGAGTGGGACATCTCCGTCACGTACACGGTCGATCTGGTGAAGCTCGTTCAGGACGCCTTGCACGCACAACTCCAGGAACGTTCGGACACCCTGGCCGCCGACGGGCGGCGGTCGGCAATAACGGATGCCGGGATCGTGGTCGGGGTGCTGCTCGTGGCCACCGTGCTGGCCGTGCTCATCGCGCGCTCGCTGCTCAAGCCGCTGCGGGTGCTCAGACGTACCGCGCTCGACGTCGCCGAACACCGCCTGCCTGCCGCGGTACAGGGCATCCTCGCCGATCCCGATCCCAGACCGGAGAGCCCGCATTTCCGCGGTGTCGCCCCCGTTCCGGTGTTCAGCAGGGAGGAACTGGGCCAGGTCGCGAGAGCCTTCGACGCCGTGCACGGCCAGGCCGTGAAGCTGGCCGGCGAGCAGGCGCTGCTGAGGGAGAACGTCAACTCGATGTTCGTGAACCTCTCGCGGCGAAGTCAGGATCTCGTGGAGCGGCAACTCTCCGTTCTGGACAGGATGGAGGAGCACGAGCAGGATCCCGACATCCTCAGCGGACTGTTCGAACTGGACCATCTCGCGACCCGCATGCGCCGCAACAGCGAGAACCTGCTCGTGCTCGCGGGTCAGGACGCCGGAAGGCCACTGCCGGGCGCGGTACCGGCCGACGAGGTCGTCGGCGCCGCGCTTTCCGAGGTCGAGCACTATCCCCGGATCAAGATCGCGGCGACGCCTCGGCTTTCGGTGAGAGGTGAGGTCGTCGGCGACCTCGTCCATGTCATCTCCGAGCTGTTCGAGAACGCGACCGCGTACTCGGGCAAGGAAAGCCCGGTTTCGGTGGTCAGTTCCGTGACGCAGGACGACGAATGGCGCATCGACATCATCGATCGCGGAGCCGGAATGCCGGACGCCGAGATCAGGAGGACGAATGCGAGGTTGGCCGAGCCTCCGGCCGTCGACGTCGAGGTCTCCCGGCGCATGGGGCTTTTCGTCGTAGCGAGGCTGGCGCAGCGGCACGGCATCCGGGTGTGGCTCTCCTCGGCCGACATCAGGGGCATGACGGCGACCGTCGTCGTGCCGGCCGGGCTGATCGAGTTCGGTGATCCCGTGCCGGTTCAGTCAGAACCCGCGCCGGGGCAGACTGTCGAATCAGGTGGCTTGGACGAGCTCGATGCGCTCGACGAGTTGGCTGAGCTGGACGAGTTCACCCAGCCTGGCCCACCGAATGAACCGCGTGAAGTCGCCGCGGCCGGCGGGTCCGTTTTCGATGAGCAGCCTCTCTTCGAGAACGAGCAGCTTCCGGAGACGGACCACGTCGGCTACGAGGAAGCCGAGTCGGGAGCCGACGCGTGGTTCTGGCCGGAAGTGCCGCCGAGGGCAGCCGCGTGGTGGTCGGAGGCACCCCAATGGCCGACGCAGGACGACAACGAGCAGTTCTCCCTGGAAGACGATGCTCCGACCGACCGGATGCCCGCGTACGAGGCCGTGCTCTCCCAGTGGTTCAGGGAAGGTGAGGAACCGCGCGCGGAGGACGTCGAATGGCCGACCGAGGACGACGAGGCTCCCGTTGCGGATCAGGTCGCCGATCCGGTAACCAGCCCTCCGGTCGGCAGGACGCCTGATGAGGTCCGCTCGCGAATGGCCAGCTTCCAGGACGGGATGGAGCGCGGAAGGCACGCGCGAGTCGACTAG
- a CDS encoding DNA repair helicase XPB, whose translation MSDGPLIVQSDKTVLLEVDHDRAEDARIAIAPFAELERAPEHVHTYRVTPLALWNARAAGHDAEQVVDALTTYSRFPVPQPLLIDVVDTMGRFGRLQIHNSPVHGLCMATTDRAVLEEVLRNRKINPMLGGRIDEDTVIVHPSERGRLKQMLLKIGWPAEDLAGYVDGEAHPMSLDEDGWELRNYQREAAQAFWAGGSGVVVLPCGAGKTLVGAAAMAKAEATTLILVTNTVAGRQWKRELIARTSLTEEEIGEYSGERKEIRPVTIATYQVITRRTKGEYRHLELFDSRDWGLVVYDEVHLLPAPVFRMTADLQSRRRLGLTATLVREDGREGDVFSLIGPKRYDVPWKDIEAQGWIAPAECVEVRVTLTDSERLTYATAESEERYRLAATAHTKTAVIKSIVEKHAGEPTLVIGAYLDQLEELGAELDAPVIQGSTKNKEREALFDAFRKGEIDKLVVSKVANFSIDLPEATVAIQVSGTFGSRQEEAQRLGRLLRPKEDGRQAHFYSVVARDTVDTDYAAHRQRFLAEQGYAYRIIDADDLLRPL comes from the coding sequence GTGAGTGATGGCCCCCTTATCGTCCAGTCGGACAAGACCGTGCTCCTTGAGGTCGACCACGACCGGGCAGAGGACGCCCGGATCGCGATCGCGCCCTTCGCGGAACTGGAACGCGCCCCTGAGCACGTCCACACCTACCGCGTGACGCCACTCGCACTGTGGAACGCGCGAGCAGCCGGACACGATGCCGAGCAGGTGGTGGACGCACTCACGACCTACTCGCGGTTCCCCGTTCCCCAGCCGCTGCTCATCGACGTCGTCGACACCATGGGCCGATTCGGGAGACTGCAAATCCACAACAGCCCCGTTCACGGGCTCTGCATGGCGACGACCGATCGCGCCGTCCTCGAAGAGGTGCTGCGCAACAGGAAGATCAACCCGATGCTCGGGGGACGCATCGACGAGGACACGGTCATCGTGCATCCCTCGGAACGCGGCAGGCTCAAGCAGATGCTGCTCAAGATCGGCTGGCCGGCCGAGGACCTTGCCGGTTACGTCGACGGCGAGGCGCATCCCATGTCACTCGATGAAGACGGCTGGGAGCTGCGGAATTACCAGCGCGAGGCGGCACAGGCATTCTGGGCGGGCGGCTCGGGTGTCGTGGTCCTGCCTTGCGGGGCTGGCAAGACGCTTGTCGGCGCCGCCGCGATGGCCAAAGCCGAAGCGACGACATTGATACTCGTCACCAACACGGTCGCGGGAAGGCAGTGGAAACGGGAACTGATCGCGAGGACCTCGCTCACCGAGGAGGAGATCGGCGAGTACTCCGGCGAGCGCAAGGAGATCAGGCCCGTCACCATCGCGACCTATCAGGTGATCACCCGCCGCACCAAGGGTGAATACCGGCACCTCGAACTCTTCGACTCCCGCGACTGGGGGCTCGTCGTGTACGACGAGGTGCACCTCCTGCCCGCGCCGGTGTTCCGGATGACTGCCGACCTGCAATCGCGCAGGCGGCTCGGGCTCACCGCGACGCTCGTCAGGGAGGACGGCCGCGAGGGCGACGTGTTCTCGTTGATCGGCCCCAAGCGATACGACGTTCCGTGGAAGGACATCGAGGCGCAGGGCTGGATCGCACCGGCTGAATGCGTCGAAGTGAGGGTCACGCTCACCGACAGCGAACGGCTCACCTATGCCACGGCGGAGAGCGAGGAGCGCTACCGCCTCGCGGCGACGGCGCACACGAAGACCGCGGTGATCAAGTCGATCGTCGAAAAGCACGCGGGAGAACCGACGCTCGTCATCGGCGCTTACCTCGATCAGCTTGAGGAACTCGGCGCCGAACTGGACGCTCCGGTGATCCAGGGTTCGACGAAGAACAAGGAGCGCGAGGCACTTTTCGACGCCTTCCGGAAGGGCGAGATCGACAAACTGGTCGTGTCCAAGGTCGCGAACTTCTCGATCGACCTTCCTGAGGCCACTGTCGCGATCCAGGTCTCAGGCACGTTCGGTTCGAGGCAGGAGGAGGCCCAGCGGCTCGGCAGGCTGCTTCGCCCCAAGGAGGACGGTCGCCAGGCGCACTTCTACTCAGTTGTCGCGAGGGACACCGTCGACACCGATTACGCGGCCCACCGGCAACGCTTCCTCGCGGAGCAGGGGTACGCCTACCGCATCATCGACGCCGACGACCTGCTGCGCCCGCTCTGA
- a CDS encoding SGNH/GDSL hydrolase family protein, translated as MRRVLATLVAAIVMAIFVPFANVQAAGYGSYVALGDSYTSGSLIPRQVDLLCTRSNRNYPSLVAQAIAPAGFTDVSCGGATTDHMTTSQFGPLTTPQFDALRDDTDLVTVGIGGNDIPFAEVVVTCATFGLGSPYGSPCKDHYNRGGSDQLAEKVRAVGPKLGAVLAGIRDRSPSAEIVLVGYPTIMPDSGASCWPFVPISAGDAPYLRDATKLLNDVLAEQAAAHGAIFVDTYRSSIGHDMCQKPGVKWVEGILLTSPAAPIHPNALGAKNQADQVLATLTESRVLA; from the coding sequence ATGCGCCGGGTTCTCGCCACGCTGGTCGCGGCGATCGTCATGGCGATCTTCGTTCCCTTCGCGAATGTCCAGGCCGCCGGTTACGGCTCCTACGTGGCTCTCGGTGATTCCTATACGTCGGGGTCCCTGATCCCGCGCCAGGTCGACCTTTTGTGCACGCGATCGAATCGCAACTACCCATCATTGGTGGCACAAGCGATTGCGCCCGCCGGGTTCACGGACGTGAGCTGCGGCGGCGCGACGACCGACCACATGACGACGTCCCAGTTCGGGCCGCTGACCACCCCGCAGTTCGACGCGCTCCGCGACGACACCGACCTCGTCACCGTGGGCATAGGTGGCAACGACATCCCCTTCGCGGAAGTTGTCGTCACCTGCGCGACGTTCGGCCTCGGCTCGCCCTACGGCTCACCGTGCAAGGACCACTACAACAGGGGCGGAAGCGATCAACTCGCCGAGAAGGTTCGCGCGGTGGGGCCGAAGCTCGGAGCCGTGCTCGCCGGCATCCGCGACCGCTCGCCCTCGGCCGAGATCGTTCTCGTCGGATACCCGACGATCATGCCCGATTCAGGAGCAAGCTGCTGGCCGTTCGTTCCGATCTCGGCTGGTGACGCACCCTACCTGCGCGACGCGACGAAGCTGCTGAACGACGTGCTGGCTGAGCAGGCGGCGGCACACGGTGCGATCTTCGTCGACACCTACCGCAGCAGCATCGGTCACGACATGTGTCAGAAGCCGGGAGTGAAATGGGTGGAGGGCATCCTGCTGACGTCACCGGCCGCGCCGATTCACCCCAACGCGCTCGGTGCGAAAAACCAAGCGGACCAGGTGCTCGCTACGTTGACTGAGTCGCGGGTGCTCGCCTGA
- a CDS encoding DUF4253 domain-containing protein has translation MTGVQFRPHSSSSELVLPPGRTHTNDFWVSDEPIQNPDLYLGCVAAYSRTGRWPVLIPPDPRFRLSGEDWLDDRPWLHPAVDKVADIDVAAAFSQWWSRPCCEGNCLHPFSEGFPGLARKAPGKGDPLAEAGNTGSILASRGDCRLGLVAADRPADVPSVLGWRGMIAMTDRVEAVSAVLRSWEDRFGAVLITLGFDALELSVATPPKVRDRALLVAAEHRAFCLANFTEQPGTLQEFAADLTGKRLWSFWWD, from the coding sequence ATGACTGGCGTGCAGTTTCGGCCACACAGCTCTTCATCCGAACTGGTCTTGCCGCCCGGCCGGACGCACACCAACGACTTCTGGGTCTCGGACGAGCCGATCCAGAACCCCGATCTCTACCTCGGGTGTGTGGCCGCCTATTCGCGGACGGGCCGGTGGCCGGTTCTCATCCCTCCCGATCCTCGGTTCCGGCTCTCAGGTGAGGACTGGCTCGACGACAGGCCGTGGCTGCATCCCGCCGTCGACAAGGTCGCCGACATCGACGTCGCGGCAGCGTTCTCCCAGTGGTGGAGCCGCCCATGTTGCGAAGGCAATTGCCTCCACCCGTTCTCCGAGGGGTTCCCAGGACTGGCCCGAAAAGCTCCTGGAAAAGGAGACCCGTTGGCGGAGGCCGGCAACACCGGCTCGATTCTCGCCTCGCGGGGCGATTGTCGTCTTGGCCTCGTCGCCGCCGACCGGCCCGCGGACGTCCCCTCGGTACTCGGCTGGCGCGGCATGATCGCCATGACCGACCGTGTGGAAGCCGTCTCTGCGGTGTTGCGGAGCTGGGAGGACCGTTTCGGCGCCGTGCTCATCACGCTGGGTTTCGACGCTCTGGAGCTTTCCGTCGCCACACCTCCGAAGGTGCGCGACCGCGCGCTGCTGGTCGCAGCCGAGCATCGCGCGTTCTGCCTCGCGAATTTCACGGAACAGCCCGGAACATTGCAGGAATTCGCCGCCGACCTGACCGGTAAACGCCTGTGGTCGTTCTGGTGGGACTGA